One stretch of Janibacter limosus DNA includes these proteins:
- a CDS encoding DUF309 domain-containing protein — translation MTVDRDRDARGRAENARPRDGLGRPLPHGSAGVERVAARDRTPDEAIADAQGYLDREMPFHAHEVLEEQWKVAPQPERALWQGLAQLAVGLTHQRRGNTSGATSVTTRGADAISRYVAIAPHGIDVAGLLSWARALAAEPDGDVPVPALRS, via the coding sequence ATGACTGTTGACCGGGACCGTGACGCCAGGGGACGGGCCGAAAATGCCAGGCCTCGCGACGGTCTGGGCCGGCCGTTGCCGCACGGCAGTGCCGGCGTGGAGCGGGTCGCGGCCCGTGACCGCACACCCGACGAGGCCATCGCCGATGCCCAGGGCTATCTCGACCGTGAGATGCCCTTCCACGCCCACGAGGTCCTCGAGGAGCAGTGGAAGGTCGCACCGCAGCCCGAGCGAGCCCTGTGGCAGGGCCTCGCCCAGCTCGCGGTCGGCCTCACCCACCAGCGCCGCGGCAACACCTCCGGCGCGACGAGCGTGACGACCCGGGGTGCTGACGCCATCTCTCGGTACGTCGCCATCGCGCCCCACGGCATCGACGTCGCCGGGCTGCTGTCCTGGGCACGCGCACTCGCGGCCGAGCCCGACGGCGACGTGCCGGTCCCCGCCCTTCGCTCCTGA
- a CDS encoding M13 family metallopeptidase, with the protein MSSVTDRAPGFRGPVDPSVRPQDDLFGHVNNHWLESVEIPADRGRYGAFDVLRERAEEDVRVLIDEVGQQVQSGEIAADDVAGKVGALYRSFLDEARADQLGTAPIADLLASVDEVTSVPDLVALTGRLARDGVSGFVLPFVNTDDRDSSRYVLYLEQGGLGLPDESYYRDEQHAETLTAYRGHVARLARLALGLDEDAAAQMSDRVVDLESDLARDHWDRVTNRDPVKTYTLVDPAGLTELAPAVDWGAWAAGLGSATPFAEVVVRQPDFLRGLSRALDSTDLATWRDWLRLRIVQAHAAYLDARIVDEEFDFVGRTLSGIPEQRARWKRGVSLVGASLGEAVGELYVARHFPPAARERMAELVEHLVEAFRRSFATSEWMSEATQQEAIAKLEAFTPKVGHPSTWRDYSSVEIREDDLVGNVRRVAAYEVDRALSKLGGPVDRDEWFLTPQTVNAYYNPGLNEIVFPAAILQPPFFDAEGDDSDNYGGIGAVIGHEIGHGFDDAGSTFDGQGNLRDWWTQEDRSAFEERRDALITQFDGLTTRNAPGHTVNGALTVGENIGDIGGLAIGHAAYLIAAGESAHEVDADGLTGEQRFFSNWARVWCGDARPEEAVRLLAIDPHSPQDVRANAVRNIDAFHAAFGTREGDGMWLDPQERVSLF; encoded by the coding sequence ACGAGGTCGGCCAGCAGGTCCAGTCGGGCGAGATCGCGGCCGACGACGTCGCCGGCAAGGTCGGTGCCCTCTACCGCTCCTTCCTCGACGAGGCCCGCGCGGACCAGCTCGGGACCGCTCCGATCGCCGACCTCCTCGCGAGCGTCGACGAGGTCACGAGCGTCCCCGACCTCGTCGCCCTGACCGGCCGGCTGGCACGCGACGGCGTCAGCGGCTTCGTCCTTCCCTTCGTCAACACCGACGACCGCGACTCCTCGCGCTATGTCCTCTACCTCGAGCAGGGCGGCCTCGGTCTGCCCGACGAGTCCTACTACCGCGACGAGCAGCACGCCGAGACGCTCACCGCCTACCGCGGGCACGTCGCTCGCCTGGCCCGGCTGGCGCTCGGCCTCGACGAGGACGCCGCGGCCCAGATGTCCGACCGCGTCGTCGACCTCGAGAGCGACCTCGCCCGCGACCACTGGGACCGCGTGACCAACCGGGACCCGGTCAAGACCTACACGCTCGTCGACCCCGCCGGGCTGACCGAGCTCGCTCCGGCCGTCGACTGGGGAGCCTGGGCGGCCGGGCTGGGCAGCGCGACCCCCTTCGCCGAGGTCGTCGTGCGCCAGCCCGACTTCCTGCGCGGCCTCTCGCGCGCACTGGACTCCACCGACCTGGCGACGTGGCGCGACTGGCTGCGGCTGCGCATCGTCCAGGCCCACGCCGCCTACCTCGATGCGCGGATCGTCGACGAGGAGTTCGACTTCGTCGGGCGCACCCTCTCGGGCATCCCCGAGCAGCGTGCCCGGTGGAAGCGCGGTGTCTCCCTCGTCGGGGCCTCCCTCGGTGAGGCCGTCGGCGAGCTCTACGTCGCTCGGCACTTCCCGCCGGCCGCCCGTGAGCGGATGGCCGAGCTGGTGGAGCACCTCGTCGAGGCCTTCCGCCGCTCCTTCGCCACGTCCGAGTGGATGAGCGAGGCCACCCAGCAGGAGGCCATCGCCAAGCTCGAGGCCTTCACCCCCAAGGTGGGCCACCCCAGCACCTGGCGCGACTACTCGTCGGTCGAGATCCGCGAGGACGACCTCGTCGGCAATGTCCGCCGGGTGGCTGCCTACGAGGTCGACCGGGCCCTGTCCAAGCTCGGTGGGCCGGTCGACCGCGACGAGTGGTTCCTCACGCCGCAGACGGTCAACGCCTACTACAACCCCGGGCTCAACGAGATCGTCTTCCCCGCAGCGATCCTGCAGCCGCCCTTCTTCGACGCCGAGGGCGACGACTCCGACAACTACGGCGGCATCGGCGCCGTCATCGGGCACGAGATCGGCCACGGCTTCGACGACGCCGGCTCGACCTTCGACGGCCAGGGCAACCTGCGCGACTGGTGGACGCAGGAGGACCGCAGCGCCTTCGAGGAGCGACGTGACGCCCTCATCACCCAGTTCGACGGGCTGACGACGCGCAATGCGCCCGGCCACACCGTCAACGGCGCCCTGACCGTGGGCGAGAACATCGGTGACATCGGGGGCCTGGCCATCGGCCACGCCGCCTATCTCATCGCCGCCGGCGAGTCCGCGCACGAGGTCGACGCGGATGGCCTGACCGGCGAGCAGCGCTTCTTCAGCAACTGGGCCCGTGTCTGGTGCGGCGATGCCCGGCCCGAGGAGGCCGTGCGGTTGCTCGCGATCGACCCGCACAGCCCCCAGGACGTGCGCGCCAACGCCGTGCGCAACATCGACGCCTTCCACGCCGCCTTCGGCACGCGTGAGGGTGACGGGATGTGGCTCGACCCGCAGGAGCGGGTCTCGCTCTTCTGA